From the genome of Streptacidiphilus rugosus AM-16, one region includes:
- a CDS encoding FAD-binding and (Fe-S)-binding domain-containing protein, which yields MIHNGPVTNGAFDPALAAALRAAVRGDVDFSATQRAVYAYDASNYRQVPLGVVRPASADDVRAAVALAREHGVPVLARGAGTSIGGQAVSPGALVLDFRSGLGGLEPDAVDPDARTARVRPGTVLDRLQAAAAPHGLVFGPDPSTHSRCTLGGMIGNDSCGAHSVAFGRTADNVRSLDLLLADGTELTVHGPRNAEQRAALLRTPGREGELYRGLHDLVERNLTTLRRAFPQLPRRVSGFALDALLPERGFDLARALTGTEGGCAVLLGATVALAPLPRTRELVVAGYADETAAAEAVVDLLPLRPLTAEGMGADLVRDPAARERLPAGAGWLLLEAEAGDHARALARAAREQGARVVVLTDPAEQRAFWRIREAAAGTATRAPDGSEAWPGWEDSAVPPERLGGYLRELRALTAEHGLRGTPYGHFGEGCVHLRLDFPLDEEHGGRDHGGRAGGRFRAFLTEAADLVVRHGGSLSGEHGDGQARAELLTRMYPPEVIELFGSFKALFDPTNLLNPGNLVDPRPLDADLRQPALHRELPLADGARRCVGVGACVADEPSGVMCPSYAATRDERHSTRGRARLLAELLRGLTRADGPIADGWRSREVLDALDLCLSCKGCARDCPVQVDMATYKSEFLHRHYRRRPRPRTHLVLGGLPRLLRLLHAVPGLGTAAARALRIRPLAVAARVLAGTAPERPLPPIPARAFARDHRPPSTGEPVLLWPDTFGNHLDPGVLRAAAAVLERCGFRPVLPAGPVCCGLTQVTTGRLDAARRTMARTLRALGRGDVAELPVVVLEPSCAAALREELPRHLPDDPAAARLAARVRTFAEFLDERRDQLPEFPPLPDGLRGALAQTHCHQHAVLGTGADDRLAARLGLDLRRLPASCCGLAGNFGFEPGHHEVSVAAAERVLLPALRAEPAAPVLADGFSCRTQIAQLADGRKALHLAELLDLALQQPMPGNCKNA from the coding sequence GTGATCCACAATGGCCCTGTGACCAACGGAGCGTTCGACCCCGCCCTCGCGGCCGCCCTGCGGGCGGCGGTGCGGGGTGATGTGGACTTCAGTGCGACGCAGCGGGCCGTCTACGCCTACGACGCCTCCAACTACCGTCAGGTGCCGCTCGGCGTCGTGCGGCCCGCCTCGGCGGACGACGTGCGGGCGGCGGTCGCCTTGGCGCGGGAGCACGGAGTGCCGGTGCTGGCGCGGGGCGCGGGGACGAGCATCGGCGGACAGGCCGTCAGCCCAGGGGCGTTGGTGCTCGACTTCCGCTCCGGTCTCGGCGGACTGGAGCCGGACGCCGTGGACCCCGACGCGCGGACCGCGCGGGTCCGGCCGGGGACGGTGCTGGACCGGCTCCAGGCCGCTGCCGCGCCGCACGGTCTCGTCTTCGGACCCGACCCTTCCACGCACAGCCGCTGCACCCTCGGCGGGATGATCGGGAACGACTCCTGCGGCGCCCACTCCGTCGCCTTCGGTCGGACGGCCGACAACGTCCGCTCGCTCGACCTGCTGCTGGCCGACGGCACCGAGCTCACCGTCCACGGTCCGCGCAACGCCGAGCAGCGCGCGGCGCTGCTGCGGACGCCGGGCCGGGAGGGGGAGCTGTACCGGGGCCTGCACGACCTGGTCGAGCGGAACCTGACCACCCTGCGCCGGGCTTTTCCGCAACTCCCGCGCCGGGTCTCCGGGTTCGCGCTGGACGCGCTGCTGCCCGAGCGCGGCTTCGATCTCGCCCGCGCCCTCACCGGCACCGAGGGCGGCTGCGCCGTCCTGCTGGGCGCGACCGTCGCCCTCGCGCCGCTGCCGCGCACAAGGGAGCTGGTCGTCGCCGGCTACGCGGACGAGACGGCCGCCGCGGAGGCCGTCGTCGACCTGCTGCCGCTGCGTCCGCTGACGGCCGAGGGCATGGGCGCGGACCTGGTCCGCGACCCGGCGGCCAGGGAGCGGCTGCCCGCGGGCGCGGGCTGGCTGCTGCTGGAGGCCGAGGCGGGCGACCACGCCCGTGCGCTGGCCCGCGCTGCGCGGGAGCAGGGCGCCCGGGTCGTGGTGCTCACCGACCCCGCCGAGCAGCGCGCGTTCTGGCGGATCCGCGAGGCGGCCGCAGGAACCGCCACCCGCGCGCCCGACGGTTCGGAGGCCTGGCCGGGCTGGGAGGACTCCGCGGTGCCGCCGGAGCGCCTGGGCGGCTACCTGCGCGAGCTGCGGGCGCTGACCGCCGAGCACGGTCTGCGCGGCACCCCCTACGGCCACTTCGGCGAAGGCTGCGTCCACCTGCGGCTCGACTTCCCGCTCGACGAGGAGCACGGCGGCCGGGACCACGGCGGCCGGGCGGGCGGGCGGTTCCGGGCGTTCCTCACCGAGGCCGCCGATCTCGTGGTCCGGCACGGCGGCTCGCTCTCCGGCGAACACGGCGACGGTCAGGCCCGCGCCGAGCTGCTGACCCGGATGTACCCGCCCGAGGTGATCGAGCTGTTCGGGAGCTTCAAGGCGCTGTTCGACCCCACGAACCTGCTGAACCCCGGCAACCTCGTCGACCCGCGGCCGCTCGACGCGGACCTGCGGCAGCCCGCGCTCCACCGCGAGCTGCCGTTGGCCGACGGCGCGCGGCGCTGCGTCGGCGTCGGCGCCTGCGTCGCGGACGAGCCGTCAGGGGTGATGTGCCCCAGCTACGCGGCCACACGCGACGAGCGGCACTCCACCCGGGGCCGCGCGCGCCTGCTCGCCGAGCTGCTGCGCGGCCTGACCCGCGCGGACGGTCCGATCGCCGACGGCTGGCGCTCCCGCGAGGTGCTGGACGCGCTCGACCTCTGCCTCTCCTGCAAGGGCTGCGCCCGCGACTGCCCGGTCCAGGTCGACATGGCGACCTACAAGTCCGAGTTCCTGCACCGCCACTACCGCCGACGCCCGCGGCCGCGCACGCACCTCGTGCTGGGCGGCCTGCCCCGGCTGCTGCGCCTGCTGCACGCGGTGCCCGGACTGGGGACCGCGGCGGCCCGCGCGCTGCGGATCCGGCCCCTCGCCGTGGCCGCCCGCGTCCTTGCCGGAACGGCGCCCGAGCGCCCGCTGCCGCCGATCCCCGCCCGCGCCTTCGCCCGTGACCACCGTCCGCCGTCCACCGGCGAGCCGGTGCTGCTCTGGCCGGACACCTTCGGCAACCACCTCGACCCCGGCGTGCTGCGGGCCGCCGCCGCCGTGCTGGAACGCTGCGGATTCCGGCCGGTGCTGCCCGCGGGCCCGGTCTGCTGCGGGCTGACGCAGGTGACCACCGGACGCCTCGACGCCGCGCGCCGAACCATGGCCCGCACGCTGCGCGCGCTGGGCCGCGGGGACGTGGCGGAGCTGCCCGTCGTGGTGCTGGAACCCAGCTGCGCCGCCGCCCTGCGCGAGGAACTGCCGCGGCATCTCCCTGACGACCCGGCCGCCGCCCGGCTCGCCGCCCGCGTCCGGACCTTCGCCGAGTTCCTGGACGAGCGCCGGGATCAGCTGCCCGAGTTCCCGCCGCTGCCGGACGGGCTGCGCGGCGCGCTCGCACAGACCCACTGCCACCAGCACGCGGTGCTCGGCACCGGGGCCGACGACCGGCTGGCGGCCAGACTCGGTCTCGACCTGCGCAGACTGCCCGCCTCCTGCTGCGGTCTCGCCGGGAACTTCGGCTTCGAGCCCGGCCACCACGAGGTGTCCGTCGCCGCCGCCGAGCGGGTGCTGCTGCCCGCACTCCGCGCCGAACCGGCGGCCCCGGTGCTGGCCGACGGCTTCAGCTGCCGCACCCAGATCGCCCAACTCGCGGACGGGCGAAAGGCGCTGCACCTCGCTGAGCTGCTTGACCTCGCCTTGCAGCAACCGATGCCGGGGAATTGCAAGAATGCGTAA
- a CDS encoding GTP-binding protein, with the protein MNAAAPNRDVAPVAIKILVAGGFGAGKTTLVGTVSEIRPLRTEERLSEAGRPVDDTDGVEAKSTTTVAMDFGRIDIRSGLAVYLFGTPGQDRFWFVWDELAQGALGAIVLADTRRLEDCFPSVDYFERRGIPFLVAVNCFEGAQRYPADQVRVALDLGEHVPVVLCDARERDSVKQVLVEVVELALTERQSVYS; encoded by the coding sequence GTGAACGCAGCCGCTCCGAACCGGGACGTCGCGCCCGTCGCCATCAAGATCCTGGTCGCGGGCGGCTTCGGCGCGGGCAAGACGACCCTCGTCGGAACCGTCAGCGAGATCCGTCCGCTGCGGACGGAGGAGCGGCTGAGCGAGGCGGGCCGTCCGGTCGACGACACCGACGGGGTCGAGGCCAAGAGCACGACCACGGTCGCGATGGACTTCGGCCGTATCGACATCCGCTCCGGCCTCGCCGTCTACCTCTTCGGCACGCCGGGACAGGACCGCTTCTGGTTCGTCTGGGACGAGCTGGCCCAGGGCGCGCTCGGGGCGATCGTGCTGGCCGACACCAGGCGGCTGGAGGACTGCTTCCCCTCGGTGGACTACTTCGAGCGGCGCGGCATCCCCTTCCTGGTCGCCGTCAACTGCTTCGAGGGCGCCCAGCGCTACCCGGCGGACCAGGTGCGGGTGGCACTGGACCTCGGCGAGCACGTCCCCGTGGTCCTCTGCGACGCGCGGGAGCGGGACTCGGTCAAGCAGGTCCTGGTCGAGGTCGTCGAACTGGCACTGACCGAACGGCAGTCGGTCTACAGCTGA
- a CDS encoding AMP-dependent synthetase/ligase, with the protein MREFSVPAMARSPRTEGLAESVYRTAEDTPDRAVLARRTSGAGEGEGGGASAWVDVSAARFRDEVLAVAKGLLHQGIRFGDRVAMMSRTRYEWTVLDYALWSIGAQSVPVYPTSSADQLSWILADSQAVACVVEHEDHAMTVGSVCDGLPNLRMIWQLDAGALRQLAYAGRGVGDDVIERHRQAVGADTVATLIYTSGTTGRPKGCVLTHGNFMAESDNILARYDSLFGGRGGDQPATLLFLPLAHVFGRMIQVAALRAGVRLGHEPSLAPADLLPALASFRPTFLLAVPYIFEKLLQRARQRAQESGRAAVFEKAYAVAVRYASAQERHSFDEGPGPSAALRVQHQLYETLLYGKVRAVLGGRVRYAMSGGSAMSREQALFFQGAGITVIEGYGLTETTAAATANPPDRPRFGTVGQPIPGTSVLIAEDGEVWLSGGQVFHGYHNDPEATARSLRGGWLATGDIGHLDAQGYLRITGRKKEIIVTSGGKSVAPTLLEDRVRLHPLVAHCLLVGDDRPFIGALITLDAEAVAHWLALHGREPLTPQQAAADPEIHSELQRAVVAANTAVSRAESIRSFRILSLDFSEREGLLTPSLKLRRRAITRHCATDIEALYSSPDPSAAALPPASAPFG; encoded by the coding sequence GTGCGCGAGTTCAGTGTCCCGGCCATGGCGAGGTCGCCGCGGACCGAAGGTCTGGCCGAGTCGGTGTACCGCACCGCGGAGGACACCCCCGACCGTGCCGTCCTGGCCCGGCGCACCAGCGGCGCGGGTGAGGGCGAGGGCGGCGGCGCGTCGGCCTGGGTCGACGTCTCGGCGGCACGGTTCAGGGACGAGGTGCTCGCCGTCGCCAAGGGACTGCTGCACCAGGGCATCCGCTTCGGAGACCGGGTCGCGATGATGTCCCGCACCCGCTACGAGTGGACCGTGCTGGACTACGCGCTCTGGTCCATCGGCGCCCAGTCGGTCCCGGTCTACCCGACCTCCTCGGCCGACCAGCTGAGCTGGATCCTCGCCGACTCGCAGGCCGTCGCCTGCGTCGTCGAGCACGAGGACCACGCGATGACGGTGGGCTCGGTCTGCGACGGCCTGCCGAACCTGCGCATGATCTGGCAGCTCGACGCCGGCGCGCTGCGACAGCTCGCCTACGCCGGACGCGGCGTGGGCGACGACGTGATCGAGCGTCACCGCCAGGCCGTCGGCGCGGACACGGTGGCCACCCTCATCTACACCTCGGGCACCACCGGCCGCCCCAAGGGCTGCGTGCTGACCCACGGCAACTTCATGGCCGAGTCCGACAACATCCTGGCCCGCTACGACTCCCTGTTCGGCGGCCGGGGCGGCGACCAGCCCGCCACGCTGCTGTTCCTGCCGCTGGCGCACGTCTTCGGGCGGATGATCCAGGTCGCCGCGCTCCGGGCCGGCGTCCGGCTGGGCCACGAGCCGAGCCTCGCCCCCGCCGACCTGCTGCCCGCACTCGCCTCCTTCCGGCCGACCTTTCTGCTGGCGGTGCCGTACATCTTCGAGAAACTGCTGCAGCGGGCCAGGCAGCGGGCCCAGGAGTCCGGCCGCGCGGCGGTGTTCGAGAAGGCCTACGCGGTCGCGGTCCGCTACGCCTCCGCGCAGGAGCGGCACTCCTTCGACGAGGGGCCGGGACCCTCGGCGGCACTGCGGGTCCAGCACCAGCTCTACGAGACGCTGCTCTACGGGAAGGTGCGCGCGGTGCTGGGCGGCAGGGTCCGCTACGCCATGTCCGGCGGTTCGGCGATGAGCCGCGAACAGGCGCTGTTCTTCCAGGGCGCGGGCATCACCGTGATCGAGGGCTACGGCCTGACCGAGACCACCGCCGCCGCCACCGCCAACCCGCCGGACCGCCCGCGCTTCGGCACGGTCGGCCAGCCGATCCCCGGCACGAGCGTGCTGATCGCCGAGGACGGCGAGGTCTGGCTCTCCGGCGGCCAGGTCTTCCACGGCTACCACAACGACCCCGAGGCCACCGCGCGCTCGCTGCGCGGCGGCTGGCTCGCCACCGGCGACATCGGGCACCTGGACGCCCAGGGCTATCTGCGGATCACCGGCAGGAAGAAGGAGATCATCGTCACCAGCGGCGGCAAGAGCGTCGCGCCCACCCTCCTCGAGGACCGGGTCAGACTCCACCCGCTGGTCGCCCACTGCCTCCTCGTCGGCGACGACCGCCCCTTCATCGGCGCCCTGATCACCCTCGACGCCGAGGCCGTCGCCCACTGGCTCGCCCTCCACGGCCGCGAACCGCTCACCCCCCAACAGGCCGCGGCCGATCCGGAGATCCACTCCGAACTCCAACGCGCGGTCGTCGCCGCCAACACCGCCGTCTCCCGCGCGGAGTCGATCCGCTCCTTCCGCATCCTCTCCCTCGACTTCTCCGAACGCGAGGGCCTCCTCACCCCCTCCCTCAAACTCCGCCGCCGCGCCATCACCCGCCACTGCGCCACGGACATCGAAGCCCTCTACTCCTCCCCCGACCCCTCCGCGGCCGCCCTGCCCCCGGCGTCCGCGCCGTTCGGTTAG
- a CDS encoding roadblock/LC7 domain-containing protein yields the protein MTATTKPAGDLNWLLDDMVRRVPTIRHAVILSGDGLATGASGELAREDTEHLAAVASGFHSLAKGASRHFEVGEVRQTMVELDQAFLFVTAAGDGSCLAVLSEADSDVGLIAYEMALLVRRVGEHLGTEPRAAASAG from the coding sequence ATGACAGCCACCACGAAGCCCGCCGGAGATCTCAACTGGCTCCTGGACGACATGGTCCGTCGGGTGCCCACGATCCGTCACGCCGTCATCCTCTCCGGGGACGGCCTGGCCACCGGCGCGTCCGGGGAGCTGGCCCGTGAGGACACCGAGCACCTGGCCGCCGTCGCCTCGGGCTTCCACAGCCTGGCGAAGGGCGCCAGCCGCCACTTCGAGGTCGGCGAGGTCCGGCAGACCATGGTCGAGCTGGACCAGGCCTTCCTCTTCGTCACGGCGGCCGGCGACGGCAGCTGCCTGGCGGTGCTCAGCGAGGCGGACTCCGACGTGGGTCTGATCGCCTACGAGATGGCGTTGCTCGTCCGGCGGGTCGGTGAGCACCTCGGCACCGAGCCGCGGGCGGCGGCGTCGGCGGGGTGA
- a CDS encoding sensor histidine kinase, producing MRFRRRSIRAKITALLLVPLTALTGLWAYTSVLSVGQVWGLIQVNTDYKWFGNPADTLSRALQDERRVAVAFSAVRLKVNQAPPPAIVQPLQAAEAATDAAAAVFQAHVKDPGHRGDLTKAELVTVQAIQVQLGELTEQRSALSKHYLDWYSVYGWYTTAQDPFFTLRLELSDISGGDLSRTAQNLIELVRAREYISREDALEEGAHLRGALSQEQFQELLATGATEQLLFKVHYAQLPDPIANLYAQFTESSDYFELNSLEGYTAGLGAIDAISRMNYPQWRETADRVLGQLSTINQQAATLAGNEARDYAIGVIRDDAIAGLGGLLAVVATVFLSLRIGRRLVKELVGLRDGAFELAGVRLPAVMQRLRDGEKVDVAVEAPPLHWPGGATSGTATDGAARDELAQLGRAFNAVQHAAVEAAVEQAELRRGVAAVFVNLARRSQSLLHRQLSLLDEMERRAEEPGELEDLFRLDHLTTRMRRHAEGLIILSGAAPGRSWRRPVRVLDVVRAGVGEIEDYARVRVHRMPPVAVVGAAVSDLVHLLAELVENATVFSPPHTQVRIQGEEVANGFVLEIDDRGLGMSEEALLAANDRLATGGDFDLGDTDRLGLFVVSRLAFRHQIRVSLRRSPYGGTTAVVLLPRELLTPAQPRPGDADAAGEHVEPAQLTRIPRDPGRQDRRRTEVVRVAVPTGRHRSEPAPAAQGGPRPHTPDEGLSTGGLPRRRPQRALPAAPTPALAPSPRQEVLDEDILADTLLSDVLLAEQRAAADRSAAQAIGPATSATVSNAGDTPPALPRRIRQANLAPQLRRVTDSGSAASATAPRVGEGDERTERTPEQARATFASFQRGLSRGREEQRDHDHRRDQNHQHAATTDPTSEGTTR from the coding sequence ATGCGCTTCCGCCGCAGATCCATCCGCGCGAAGATCACCGCGCTGCTCCTGGTGCCGCTCACCGCGCTGACCGGCCTGTGGGCCTACACGTCCGTGCTCTCGGTCGGCCAGGTCTGGGGCCTGATCCAGGTCAACACGGACTACAAGTGGTTCGGGAACCCGGCCGACACCCTCTCGCGGGCCCTCCAGGACGAGCGCCGGGTCGCCGTGGCCTTCTCGGCCGTCCGGCTGAAGGTCAATCAGGCGCCGCCCCCCGCGATCGTCCAGCCGCTGCAGGCGGCCGAGGCGGCCACCGACGCGGCGGCCGCGGTGTTCCAGGCGCACGTCAAGGACCCCGGGCACCGCGGCGACCTGACCAAGGCCGAGCTCGTCACCGTGCAGGCGATCCAGGTCCAGCTCGGCGAGCTCACCGAGCAGCGCTCCGCGCTCTCCAAGCACTACCTCGACTGGTACAGCGTCTACGGCTGGTACACCACCGCCCAGGACCCGTTCTTCACGCTGCGCCTCGAACTGAGCGACATCAGCGGCGGCGACCTCTCGCGCACCGCGCAGAACCTGATCGAGCTGGTCCGGGCCAGGGAGTACATCTCGCGCGAGGACGCCCTGGAGGAGGGTGCGCACCTGCGCGGCGCCCTCAGCCAGGAGCAGTTCCAGGAGCTGCTGGCGACCGGCGCGACCGAGCAGCTGCTCTTCAAGGTTCACTACGCGCAGCTGCCCGACCCGATCGCCAACCTCTACGCGCAGTTCACCGAGAGCTCCGACTACTTCGAGCTCAACTCGCTGGAGGGCTACACCGCCGGCCTCGGCGCGATCGACGCGATCAGCCGGATGAACTACCCGCAGTGGCGCGAGACCGCCGACCGGGTGCTCGGGCAGCTCAGCACCATCAACCAGCAGGCCGCCACCCTCGCCGGCAACGAGGCGCGCGACTACGCGATCGGTGTGATCAGGGACGACGCCATCGCCGGGCTCGGCGGTCTGCTCGCGGTCGTCGCGACCGTCTTCCTCTCGCTGCGGATCGGCCGACGCCTGGTCAAGGAGCTGGTCGGGCTGCGCGACGGAGCCTTCGAGCTGGCCGGCGTCCGGCTGCCCGCGGTGATGCAGCGCCTGCGTGACGGCGAGAAGGTCGACGTCGCCGTCGAGGCCCCGCCGCTCCACTGGCCGGGAGGCGCCACGTCCGGCACGGCCACCGACGGCGCCGCGCGAGACGAGCTGGCCCAGCTCGGCCGGGCGTTCAACGCCGTGCAGCATGCGGCCGTCGAGGCCGCCGTCGAGCAGGCCGAACTGCGTCGCGGCGTCGCCGCGGTCTTCGTCAACCTGGCCCGGCGCAGCCAGTCGCTGCTGCACCGCCAGCTCTCGCTGCTCGACGAGATGGAGCGCCGCGCGGAGGAGCCGGGCGAGCTGGAGGACCTGTTCCGGCTCGACCACCTCACCACGCGCATGCGCCGCCACGCCGAGGGCCTGATCATCCTCTCCGGCGCGGCCCCCGGACGCTCCTGGCGGCGCCCCGTGCGCGTCCTGGACGTCGTCCGCGCGGGCGTCGGCGAGATCGAGGACTACGCGCGGGTGCGCGTGCACCGGATGCCGCCGGTCGCCGTCGTCGGCGCGGCCGTGTCCGACCTGGTCCACCTGCTGGCCGAACTGGTCGAGAACGCGACCGTCTTCTCGCCGCCGCACACGCAGGTGCGGATCCAGGGCGAGGAGGTCGCGAACGGCTTCGTGCTGGAGATCGACGACCGCGGACTGGGCATGAGCGAGGAGGCGCTGCTCGCGGCCAACGACAGGCTCGCGACCGGCGGCGACTTCGACCTCGGCGACACCGACCGGCTCGGCCTCTTCGTGGTCAGCCGCCTGGCGTTCCGGCACCAGATCCGGGTCTCGCTGCGCCGGTCGCCCTACGGCGGCACCACGGCCGTGGTGCTGCTGCCGCGTGAGCTGCTCACACCCGCGCAGCCGCGCCCCGGTGACGCGGACGCGGCCGGCGAGCACGTCGAGCCGGCGCAGCTAACCCGCATCCCGCGCGACCCCGGCCGCCAGGACCGGCGTCGTACCGAGGTGGTCAGGGTCGCCGTTCCCACCGGGCGCCACCGCTCCGAGCCCGCGCCCGCCGCGCAGGGCGGCCCGCGCCCGCACACCCCGGACGAGGGCCTGAGCACCGGCGGACTGCCGCGTCGCCGTCCGCAGCGGGCCCTGCCCGCCGCGCCGACGCCCGCGCTGGCGCCCTCGCCGCGGCAGGAGGTCCTCGACGAGGACATCCTGGCGGACACGCTGCTGTCCGACGTGCTGCTCGCCGAGCAGCGCGCGGCCGCCGACCGGTCCGCCGCGCAGGCGATCGGGCCGGCCACCTCGGCCACCGTGTCGAACGCGGGGGACACGCCCCCGGCGCTGCCGCGGAGGATCCGGCAGGCGAACCTCGCCCCGCAGCTGCGGCGGGTCACGGACAGCGGCTCGGCCGCCTCCGCGACGGCGCCGCGCGTCGGCGAGGGCGACGAACGCACCGAGCGCACGCCCGAGCAGGCGCGCGCCACCTTCGCCTCGTTCCAGCGCGGCCTCTCGCGCGGGCGCGAGGAACAGCGGGACCACGACCACCGGCGTGACCAGAACCACCAGCACGCGGCGACAACAGATCCGACCTCGGAGGGAACCACCCGATGA
- a CDS encoding bestrophin-like domain — protein MMDLGFLAAAAVGAVLAVLVLASFGRTARSREGTFSGGALGFLGSASLSSFVLIAAFLIAGSWANLNTARGHTLDESRALNAAYTDADVHTRPLLHSYVTSVIDTEWATMTRGQASPVSWQRLDAVRAQVQSEPPSAAREQELSDLNGVYTARQIRLADTAATMPWPLYPALICTGLLVLLYAPIAGLTFHRRESVALGLVGAVVGFGIWMVLHMTHPYTGPVHVTPVAYTQSLVRFQQLAAAHVGTALPAASR, from the coding sequence ATGATGGATCTGGGCTTTCTCGCCGCCGCGGCCGTCGGCGCGGTGCTCGCGGTGCTCGTGCTGGCCTCGTTCGGGCGCACCGCGCGCTCGCGCGAGGGGACCTTCTCCGGCGGCGCCCTCGGCTTCCTCGGCTCCGCCTCGCTCTCCTCCTTCGTGCTGATCGCCGCGTTCCTGATCGCCGGCTCGTGGGCCAACCTCAACACCGCGCGCGGGCACACCCTCGACGAGTCGCGGGCGCTGAACGCCGCCTACACCGACGCCGACGTGCACACCCGGCCGTTGCTGCACAGCTACGTCACCTCCGTCATCGACACGGAGTGGGCCACCATGACCAGGGGCCAGGCCAGCCCGGTCTCCTGGCAGCGCCTGGACGCGGTCCGCGCCCAGGTCCAGTCCGAGCCGCCCTCCGCGGCGCGGGAACAGGAGCTGAGCGACCTCAACGGCGTCTACACGGCCCGGCAGATCCGGCTGGCCGACACCGCGGCGACCATGCCCTGGCCGCTCTACCCCGCGCTGATCTGCACCGGCCTGCTGGTGCTGCTCTACGCGCCCATCGCCGGACTCACCTTCCACCGGCGCGAGTCCGTGGCGCTCGGGCTGGTCGGAGCGGTGGTCGGCTTCGGCATCTGGATGGTGCTGCACATGACCCACCCGTACACCGGCCCGGTGCACGTGACACCGGTCGCGTACACCCAGAGCCTGGTCCGCTTCCAGCAACTGGCCGCCGCACACGTGGGAACGGCCCTTCCAGCCGCGTCCCGCTGA
- a CDS encoding DUF742 domain-containing protein produces the protein MRGDGGAHEADGFDDGDYVDFGTDDYTDDPELAQLVRPYTLTRGRTRHSGPEPFDVVTQIGAVPQDPAMADEDAQDPEHEAILELVRRRPLSVAEIAADLDLPLGVVRILLGDLLAAELIHVTRPVPAAQLPDEAVLREVIAGLRAL, from the coding sequence ATGCGGGGGGACGGGGGCGCCCACGAGGCGGACGGATTCGACGACGGCGACTACGTGGACTTCGGCACGGACGACTACACCGACGATCCCGAACTCGCCCAGCTGGTGCGCCCGTACACGCTGACGCGCGGGCGCACCCGGCACAGCGGACCCGAGCCCTTCGACGTCGTCACCCAGATCGGCGCGGTGCCGCAGGACCCCGCCATGGCCGACGAGGACGCCCAGGACCCGGAGCACGAGGCGATCCTGGAGCTGGTCCGCCGCCGTCCGCTCTCCGTGGCGGAGATCGCGGCCGACCTCGACCTGCCGCTCGGGGTGGTCCGCATCCTCCTCGGCGACCTGCTGGCCGCCGAACTGATCCATGTCACCCGTCCCGTTCCGGCGGCGCAGCTGCCGGACGAGGCGGTTCTGCGCGAGGTCATCGCGGGCCTGCGCGCGCTCTGA
- a CDS encoding class I SAM-dependent methyltransferase: MPTARANDYDSFGEAYAAQNESSLENAYIERPAMLALTGDVAGRRILDAGCGAGPLFAALRDRGAQVSGLDSSAGMVALARRRLGEDADLHVADLSDPLPFADGAFDDVVSSLVLHYLEDWGPTLTELRRVLRPGGRLIASVMHPFVDYLFQPDPRPSYFATTSWTDDWIDLVGRPTPMTFWRRPLHAMTDAFTAAGFQLAVLTEPKIDPTGRDLFPDEFRDPKLGFLIFVLEVPAVPVAREDGQASSSA; this comes from the coding sequence ATGCCGACCGCAAGGGCGAACGACTACGACAGCTTCGGCGAGGCGTACGCGGCGCAGAACGAGAGCAGCCTCGAGAACGCCTACATCGAGCGGCCCGCGATGCTGGCCCTCACCGGGGACGTGGCCGGTCGCCGGATCCTGGACGCGGGGTGCGGGGCGGGTCCGCTGTTCGCGGCGCTCCGTGACCGAGGCGCCCAGGTCAGCGGCCTCGACTCCAGTGCGGGGATGGTGGCGCTGGCGCGGCGTCGACTGGGCGAAGACGCGGACCTGCACGTCGCGGACCTGAGCGATCCGCTGCCGTTCGCCGACGGCGCGTTCGACGATGTCGTCAGTTCGCTGGTGCTGCACTACCTGGAGGACTGGGGTCCGACGCTGACCGAGCTGCGGCGAGTGCTCCGACCCGGTGGCCGGCTGATCGCCTCGGTGATGCACCCCTTCGTGGACTACCTGTTCCAGCCGGATCCCCGGCCGAGCTACTTCGCGACCACCAGCTGGACCGACGACTGGATCGACCTGGTGGGCCGCCCCACCCCGATGACCTTCTGGCGCAGGCCGCTGCATGCGATGACCGACGCGTTCACCGCGGCCGGCTTCCAGCTGGCCGTCCTCACCGAGCCGAAGATCGACCCCACCGGCCGCGACCTGTTCCCCGACGAGTTCCGCGACCCCAAGCTGGGCTTCCTGATCTTCGTCCTGGAGGTGCCCGCGGTCCCCGTCGCCCGGGAGGACGGTCAGGCGTCGTCCTCGGCGTAG
- a CDS encoding VOC family protein: protein MTTDHHGALVHHVELWTDDLALAERQWGPVLVALGCEPFQHWDHGRSWRRGASYVVIEQSPALHPGGHDRLRAGLNHLALRGPKPAPLAAALAAGWHQRVDTGTAVHLVDGQGFELELVYAEDDA, encoded by the coding sequence ATGACGACTGATCACCACGGAGCCCTCGTCCACCACGTGGAGCTGTGGACGGACGACCTGGCCCTCGCCGAACGCCAGTGGGGGCCAGTGCTCGTCGCACTGGGCTGCGAGCCGTTCCAGCACTGGGACCACGGCCGTAGCTGGCGTCGCGGCGCCAGCTACGTGGTGATCGAACAGTCCCCTGCTCTCCACCCCGGAGGCCACGACCGCCTCCGGGCCGGCCTCAACCATCTCGCCCTCCGCGGTCCCAAACCCGCGCCCCTGGCCGCCGCCCTCGCCGCGGGCTGGCACCAGCGGGTCGACACGGGGACGGCCGTCCACCTCGTCGACGGCCAGGGCTTCGAGCTGGAACTCGTCTACGCCGAGGACGACGCCTGA